In Duganella zoogloeoides, a single genomic region encodes these proteins:
- a CDS encoding glutaminyl-peptide cyclotransferase: protein MNQNHLPTFLLATVLTAACATAAAAIPTYDFKIVHSYPHDAQAFTQGLLYRDGFLYESTGLNGKSTIRKVQLETGKVLQSRDIPPQYFGEGMTDWNDTLVSITWRSQTGFVFDLKTFEPKNEFAYPGEGWGLAQNGKELVLSDGSSTLRFLDPKTFLEVRRVKVTADGIAVDQLNELEVVGDEIFANIWQTNTIARIDQKTGKITGWIDLGKLYAEAGKGPAADNVLNGIAYDAAKKRLFVTGKLWPKLYEIKLVPRR from the coding sequence GTGAACCAGAACCATCTGCCCACCTTCCTTCTCGCCACCGTGTTGACCGCTGCCTGCGCCACGGCAGCCGCAGCGATCCCCACCTACGACTTCAAGATTGTCCACAGCTACCCGCACGACGCCCAGGCCTTCACCCAGGGCCTGCTGTATCGCGACGGTTTTCTGTACGAGAGCACGGGCCTGAACGGCAAGTCCACCATCCGCAAGGTGCAGCTGGAAACCGGCAAGGTGCTGCAAAGCCGCGACATTCCGCCGCAGTATTTCGGCGAGGGCATGACCGACTGGAACGACACGCTGGTGAGCATCACCTGGCGCTCGCAGACGGGCTTCGTGTTCGACCTGAAAACGTTCGAACCGAAGAACGAATTCGCCTACCCCGGCGAAGGCTGGGGCCTGGCGCAAAACGGCAAGGAACTGGTGCTCAGCGACGGCAGCAGCACGCTGCGCTTCCTCGACCCGAAAACCTTCCTCGAAGTGCGGCGCGTCAAAGTGACGGCCGACGGCATCGCGGTCGATCAGCTCAACGAACTGGAAGTAGTGGGCGATGAAATTTTCGCCAATATCTGGCAGACCAACACGATCGCCCGCATCGACCAGAAAACCGGCAAGATCACCGGCTGGATCGATCTCGGCAAGTTGTATGCGGAAGCGGGCAAGGGCCCGGCGGCCGACAATGTCCTCAACGGCATCGCGTACGACGCCGCCAAAAAGCGCCTGTTCGTGACCGGCAAGCTGTGGCCCAAGCTCTACGAAATCAAGCTGGTACCACGCCGTTAA
- a CDS encoding sirohydrochlorin chelatase has product MTKQALILFAHGARAASWAAPFERLRDLTRARLPETQVELAFLELMEPRLPEMVAQMAAQGIAEVTVVPVFLGQGGHVLRDLPLMVEQLRSDHPQLSFKVIGAAGEDPAVLNALTDYCVNAL; this is encoded by the coding sequence ATGACCAAGCAAGCCCTGATTTTATTTGCCCACGGCGCCCGCGCTGCATCCTGGGCTGCGCCGTTCGAACGGCTGCGCGACCTCACGCGCGCGCGCCTGCCCGAGACGCAGGTGGAACTGGCTTTCCTCGAACTGATGGAACCGCGCCTGCCCGAGATGGTGGCGCAGATGGCCGCGCAAGGCATTGCGGAAGTAACGGTGGTGCCGGTGTTTTTAGGGCAGGGCGGCCACGTGCTGCGCGACCTGCCGCTGATGGTGGAGCAGCTGCGCAGCGATCATCCGCAGCTGTCGTTCAAGGTGATAGGGGCGGCGGGGGAAGATCCGGCCGTGTTGAATGCGCTAACCGACTACTGCGTCAACGCCCTCTGA
- the lptG gene encoding LPS export ABC transporter permease LptG codes for MKILQRYFAVSILQAVAFVLVAFLLLQAFLDLTGELRSVGKNGYTLQYALLYVAARIPGYVYRVMPVASLIGTIYIMAQFAATSEFTIMRAASMSTGMVAWMLAKIGIVLVIITFIFGELITPRTAPIADKIKLNSRGAAISSEFRSGLWTKDIVKSEGMTGTVTGSRFFNVREVRPDGSLVDVKLYEFDNSFRLRSITAAKRGTFQGNNNWLLSDVTENIFTNPALLKPGMIANLENNFGQESSLIETRHSATRGLISEITPRILAVSGADPDRMSANELLVYTRHLQENRQETERFKIAFWKKLFDPLAIFVLMALALPFGYLHTRSGGVSLKIFVGIMIGVSFLLVNTLFSHLGVLSTWPAFLTALAPSLIYLFLALGALWWVERH; via the coding sequence ATGAAAATCCTGCAACGCTATTTCGCCGTCTCGATCCTGCAGGCGGTTGCCTTCGTGCTGGTGGCCTTCCTGCTGCTGCAGGCTTTTCTCGACCTCACCGGCGAACTGCGCTCGGTCGGCAAGAACGGCTACACGCTGCAATACGCGCTGCTGTACGTGGCCGCGCGCATTCCCGGCTATGTGTACCGGGTGATGCCGGTAGCCTCGCTGATCGGCACCATCTACATCATGGCGCAGTTCGCGGCCACGTCCGAGTTCACCATCATGCGCGCGGCGTCCATGTCCACCGGCATGGTGGCGTGGATGCTGGCCAAGATCGGCATCGTGCTGGTGATTATCACCTTCATTTTCGGTGAGCTGATCACGCCCCGTACGGCGCCCATTGCCGACAAGATCAAGCTCAATTCGCGCGGCGCGGCGATTTCGTCCGAGTTCCGCTCCGGCTTGTGGACCAAGGATATCGTCAAGTCCGAGGGCATGACCGGCACCGTCACCGGTTCGCGCTTTTTCAATGTGCGCGAAGTGCGGCCCGACGGTTCGCTGGTGGACGTTAAGCTCTATGAGTTCGATAACAGCTTCCGCCTGCGTTCCATCACCGCCGCCAAGCGCGGCACCTTCCAGGGCAACAACAACTGGCTGCTGTCGGACGTCACCGAAAACATCTTCACCAATCCGGCGCTGCTCAAACCGGGCATGATCGCCAACCTGGAAAACAATTTCGGCCAGGAGTCGAGCCTGATCGAAACGCGCCATAGCGCCACCAGGGGATTGATCTCGGAAATCACGCCGCGCATCCTGGCGGTGTCCGGCGCCGACCCGGATCGCATGTCGGCCAACGAACTGCTGGTTTATACCCGCCACCTGCAGGAAAACCGCCAGGAGACCGAGCGCTTCAAGATCGCGTTCTGGAAAAAACTGTTCGACCCGCTGGCGATTTTCGTGCTGATGGCGCTGGCCCTGCCGTTCGGCTACCTGCACACCCGCAGCGGCGGCGTGAGCCTGAAAATTTTCGTCGGCATCATGATCGGCGTGAGCTTCCTGCTGGTGAATACCTTGTTCTCGCACCTTGGCGTGCTCAGTACCTGGCCCGCATTCCTGACGGCGCTGGCCCCCAGCTTGATATACCTGTTCCTGGCGCTCGGTGCGCTATGGTGGGTGGAAAGACATTAG
- the lptF gene encoding LPS export ABC transporter permease LptF, whose amino-acid sequence MIFQRALRREMAAAAGTTFTVLFSVSVTWTLIGILGKAAGGKVDSGDVLALIMFATVNYLPTILILTSFISVLMVVTRTYRDSEMVVWFASGLSLTRWIWPVLTFGIPMVLLTAALSLVAAPWAKEKSSEYVERFAKREDLQKVSPGQFRESSSANRIFFVEGVAGDTSVVHNVFVNTVDERGTAVIVAREGVISTGAKGERYLVLKNGRRYQGVPGQSDFQTMEFESYSMRVASQSQELDPDSDTDAIPTMALFADTSNSGRAELLSRIASPLTCLLLVLLAIPLGFVNPRAGSSANLIIALLIFFSYNNLVKLMEGVVQGGKISFALGWWPLHLITALVVLAMFAWRLNLNHPYHPLAMLAAMKRTRNGADNKAVSP is encoded by the coding sequence ATGATTTTTCAACGCGCCCTCCGACGAGAAATGGCCGCTGCGGCCGGCACCACCTTCACGGTGCTCTTCAGCGTCAGCGTGACCTGGACCCTGATCGGCATCCTCGGCAAGGCCGCCGGCGGCAAGGTCGATTCCGGCGACGTGCTGGCGCTGATCATGTTCGCGACCGTCAATTATCTGCCCACCATCCTCATCCTCACCAGTTTTATTTCGGTGCTGATGGTGGTCACGCGCACCTATCGCGATTCCGAAATGGTGGTGTGGTTTGCCTCGGGCCTGAGCCTCACGCGGTGGATCTGGCCCGTGCTCACCTTCGGCATTCCGATGGTGCTGCTCACCGCCGCCCTGAGCCTGGTGGCGGCGCCTTGGGCCAAGGAGAAAAGCTCCGAGTACGTCGAACGCTTCGCCAAGCGCGAAGACCTGCAAAAAGTCTCGCCCGGCCAGTTCCGCGAATCGTCGTCGGCCAACCGCATCTTCTTCGTGGAAGGCGTGGCCGGCGACACCTCGGTCGTGCACAACGTGTTCGTCAACACCGTCGATGAACGCGGCACCGCCGTCATCGTTGCGCGCGAAGGCGTGATCAGCACCGGCGCCAAGGGTGAGCGCTACCTGGTGCTCAAGAACGGCCGCCGCTACCAGGGCGTGCCGGGGCAGTCCGACTTCCAGACCATGGAGTTCGAGAGCTACAGCATGCGCGTGGCGAGCCAGTCGCAGGAGCTCGATCCCGACAGCGACACCGACGCCATCCCGACCATGGCGCTGTTTGCCGATACCAGCAACTCCGGCCGCGCCGAACTGCTCTCGCGTATCGCCTCGCCGCTCACCTGTTTGCTGCTGGTGCTGCTGGCCATTCCGCTGGGCTTTGTCAATCCGCGCGCCGGCAGTTCGGCCAACCTGATCATCGCGCTGCTGATCTTCTTCTCGTATAACAACCTGGTCAAGCTGATGGAAGGCGTGGTCCAGGGCGGCAAGATATCGTTCGCGCTGGGCTGGTGGCCGCTGCACCTGATCACCGCGCTGGTGGTGCTGGCCATGTTCGCCTGGCGCCTGAACCTGAACCATCCTTACCATCCGCTGGCCATGCTGGCGGCGATGAAACGCACGCGCAATGGCGCCGACAACAAGGCTGTCTCGCCATGA
- a CDS encoding leucyl aminopeptidase translates to MDFSIKAFDTKNTIASAKTGVVAVAVFENKKLSQAAKALDGSGEISAALKSGDITGKAGTTLLLRGVQGVAAERVLLVGLGSEEAVSEKSFASGVSAAIKAFGALGASDAIIALPMTEVKERDVNWAIRCVVQTGHEAVFRTDGQKSKKDPAPAGVKKVALAVPATPDTKLALAQAVAIANGMDLTKELGNLSANICTPTHLANTAKKLGKDYKFDVEVLDRKQLEALKMNSFLSVTNGSEQPPKFIIIKHMGGKAKDAPVVLVGKGITFDTGGISLKAGPGMDEMKYDMGGAASVLGTMRAIGEMNLKLNVIGVIASCENMPSGRATKPGDIVASMNGLTIEILNTDAEGRLVLCDALTYAERFNPAVVLDVATLTGACIVALGHHKSGLFTRDDDAHNALADEIMAAGKAAGDTAWRLPIGEEYNEQLKSNFADLANIGTPGGASCTAAAFLENFTRKYTWAHLDIAGTAWKSGGAKGATGRPVPLLSNFLINRTTRG, encoded by the coding sequence ATGGACTTTAGCATAAAAGCATTCGACACAAAGAACACCATCGCCTCGGCAAAAACCGGGGTAGTGGCCGTCGCGGTCTTCGAGAACAAGAAGCTTTCGCAAGCGGCCAAGGCCCTCGATGGTTCCGGTGAAATCTCGGCTGCGCTCAAGTCCGGCGACATCACCGGCAAGGCCGGCACCACCCTGCTGCTGCGCGGCGTGCAAGGCGTGGCCGCCGAGCGCGTGCTGCTGGTGGGCCTGGGTAGTGAAGAAGCCGTGAGCGAGAAAAGCTTCGCCAGCGGCGTGTCGGCCGCCATCAAGGCCTTCGGCGCCCTGGGCGCGAGCGACGCTATTATCGCACTGCCGATGACCGAAGTGAAAGAGCGCGACGTCAATTGGGCGATCCGCTGCGTGGTGCAAACCGGTCACGAAGCCGTGTTCCGCACCGACGGCCAAAAGAGCAAGAAGGATCCGGCGCCTGCAGGCGTCAAGAAGGTCGCGCTGGCCGTGCCAGCCACCCCCGACACCAAGCTGGCACTGGCGCAGGCCGTGGCGATCGCCAACGGCATGGACCTGACCAAGGAACTGGGCAACCTGTCCGCCAATATCTGCACCCCTACCCATCTGGCCAACACCGCCAAGAAGCTGGGCAAGGACTACAAATTCGACGTCGAAGTCCTGGACCGCAAACAGCTCGAAGCGCTGAAGATGAACAGCTTCCTGTCGGTCACCAACGGCAGCGAGCAGCCGCCGAAGTTCATCATCATCAAGCACATGGGCGGCAAGGCCAAGGATGCGCCGGTGGTGCTGGTCGGTAAAGGCATCACCTTCGACACCGGCGGCATTTCGCTCAAAGCCGGTCCCGGCATGGACGAGATGAAGTACGACATGGGCGGCGCCGCTTCGGTGCTGGGCACCATGCGCGCCATCGGCGAGATGAACCTGAAACTCAACGTGATCGGCGTGATCGCCAGCTGCGAGAACATGCCGTCGGGCCGCGCCACCAAGCCGGGCGACATCGTCGCGTCGATGAACGGCCTGACCATCGAAATCCTCAACACCGACGCCGAAGGCCGCTTGGTCCTGTGCGACGCGTTGACCTACGCCGAGCGCTTCAACCCGGCCGTGGTGCTGGACGTGGCCACGCTCACCGGTGCCTGCATCGTGGCGCTGGGCCACCACAAGAGCGGCCTGTTCACCCGCGACGACGACGCCCACAATGCGCTGGCCGACGAGATCATGGCTGCCGGCAAAGCCGCGGGCGACACCGCGTGGCGCCTGCCGATCGGCGAAGAGTACAACGAGCAGCTGAAGTCCAACTTCGCCGACCTGGCCAACATCGGCACCCCGGGCGGCGCGTCTTGCACGGCAGCGGCGTTCCTCGAGAACTTCACCCGCAAGTACACCTGGGCGCACCTCGACATCGCCGGCACGGCCTGGAAATCGGGCGGTGCCAAGGGCGCCACCGGCCGTCCGGTGCCGCTGCTGTCGAACTTCCTGATCAATCGTACGACACGCGGCTAA
- a CDS encoding DUF1653 domain-containing protein, which produces MTRYRHYKGGLYELVCEATLEADLSTMIVYRAADGSIWCRPASVFFELIEVDGVKVQRFTPLD; this is translated from the coding sequence ATGACGCGTTACCGGCATTACAAGGGCGGCCTCTACGAGCTGGTGTGCGAGGCTACCCTGGAAGCGGACTTGAGCACCATGATCGTCTACCGCGCTGCGGATGGATCGATCTGGTGCCGTCCTGCCTCCGTGTTTTTCGAGCTGATCGAGGTTGATGGCGTCAAAGTGCAACGCTTTACGCCTCTTGATTAA
- the xth gene encoding exodeoxyribonuclease III gives MKLATWNVNSLNVRLPHVMAWLEANPTDVLCIQETKLTDDKFPSAQIEAAGYHVAYTGQKTYNGVAILSKLPINDVVKNNPHLDDPQQRILAATIGGMRIVCAYVPNGQSVGSEKYQYKMGWLDAFHRWIGEEAAQHPQLAVLGDYNIAPEDRDVHDPAAWEGQVHVSEPERAALRRLLDIGLADAFRLFEQPEKSFSWWDYRGLGFRLNKGLRIDHILLSPALAQRCTACVIDRTPRKWEQPSDHTPVIATIE, from the coding sequence ATGAAATTAGCTACATGGAATGTTAACTCACTGAACGTAAGACTGCCGCACGTTATGGCATGGCTAGAGGCAAATCCAACAGATGTGCTCTGCATCCAGGAAACAAAATTAACTGACGACAAGTTTCCGTCCGCCCAGATTGAGGCGGCTGGCTACCACGTCGCCTACACCGGGCAAAAAACTTACAATGGTGTGGCTATTTTGTCAAAATTGCCTATCAACGATGTAGTCAAGAACAATCCGCATTTGGACGATCCGCAACAGCGGATTCTGGCGGCAACCATCGGCGGCATGCGGATTGTCTGCGCCTACGTCCCCAACGGCCAGAGCGTTGGCTCCGAGAAATATCAGTACAAGATGGGCTGGCTCGACGCCTTCCACCGCTGGATCGGCGAGGAAGCTGCGCAGCATCCGCAACTGGCAGTACTGGGCGACTACAACATCGCCCCCGAAGACCGCGACGTCCACGATCCGGCAGCGTGGGAAGGCCAAGTGCACGTGTCGGAACCGGAGCGCGCCGCCTTGCGCCGTTTGCTCGACATCGGCCTGGCCGATGCCTTCCGCCTGTTCGAGCAACCAGAAAAATCGTTCAGCTGGTGGGACTACCGCGGCCTGGGCTTCCGCCTCAATAAAGGTCTGCGTATCGATCACATCCTGCTGTCGCCGGCGCTGGCGCAGCGCTGCACCGCTTGCGTGATCGACCGTACCCCGCGCAAATGGGAGCAGCCGTCCGACCATACTCCGGTGATCGCCACCATCGAGTAA
- a CDS encoding putative bifunctional diguanylate cyclase/phosphodiesterase, whose product MLTNTDFVAGALALIGVPACAFGVDGTVMAANAELVTLLGRDPCGAGVDQLFTLHVREASVALLASAMPGVRWDTYLTPASGHYFAVQAWVKPLPAGAQVQGATIVFNDISDVRRDQRALHNALLENQAILDSAVLGISVVEEGRNLHCNTKMEELFGYPPGGMNNLSVQAFYADKDAWQAARAETMRDFTAGRINVSEYELVRRDGTVFWARLSGRPFDLAHPRGRSVWLVDDITARREAAEAVSRARDELEVRVLERTAELAGANALLQGEIIERRQAEARVHHMAYHDSLTGLPNRALLSDRLDRAMLNAQRSQRQLAVMFIDLDRFKTINDSLGHMTGDQLLKEVANRLCCAVRGSDTVARLGGDEFVVLLPGIAAPVEASAVAEQIIAALDESFPLDGRQLHITPSIGICIYPDDGADVATLMRNADTAMYHAKATGRNNYQYFQPVMNQAAAQYFELESNLRNALARDQFSLHFQPIIDIGTRRLHAMEVLLRWRRDEHDLVLPDSFIPIIEDNGLIVPIGEWVIRQACEQSMAWLRAGLQPVPLAVNLSARQFTHGALVATVRRILDETGIDPALLEFEITETALMQHGEHTQEILEQINAMGIRLSIDDFGTGYSSLAYLKRFPVKKIKIDRAFIKDLPNSAEDRAIVAAIIALSGSLQLSVVAEGVENESQYALLQRHGCQFAQGFLFSEPAPDHEVRLLLPRLDAALA is encoded by the coding sequence ATGTTGACCAATACGGATTTTGTCGCCGGCGCGCTGGCGCTGATCGGCGTCCCCGCCTGCGCTTTTGGCGTGGACGGCACGGTCATGGCTGCCAACGCGGAACTGGTCACCCTGCTCGGACGAGATCCGTGCGGCGCAGGCGTGGACCAGCTGTTTACGCTGCACGTGCGCGAGGCCAGCGTGGCTCTGCTGGCAAGCGCCATGCCCGGCGTGCGCTGGGATACCTACCTGACGCCCGCCAGCGGCCACTATTTTGCGGTGCAGGCATGGGTCAAACCGCTGCCGGCCGGGGCGCAAGTGCAGGGCGCGACCATCGTCTTCAACGACATCAGCGACGTGCGGCGCGACCAGCGCGCGCTGCACAACGCGCTGCTGGAAAACCAGGCCATCCTCGACAGTGCGGTGCTCGGCATCTCGGTGGTGGAGGAAGGGCGCAACCTGCACTGCAATACCAAGATGGAAGAACTGTTCGGCTATCCGCCGGGCGGCATGAACAACCTCAGTGTGCAGGCCTTCTATGCCGACAAGGATGCCTGGCAGGCGGCGCGCGCCGAGACCATGCGCGACTTCACGGCCGGCCGCATCAACGTTTCCGAGTACGAGCTGGTACGCCGCGACGGCACGGTGTTCTGGGCGCGCCTGTCGGGCCGCCCATTCGATCTGGCCCACCCGCGTGGCCGCTCGGTATGGCTGGTGGACGATATCACCGCGCGGCGCGAGGCCGCCGAGGCGGTGAGCCGCGCGCGTGACGAGTTGGAAGTGCGGGTGCTCGAGCGCACCGCCGAACTGGCCGGCGCCAACGCCCTGCTGCAGGGCGAGATCATCGAGCGCCGCCAGGCCGAGGCCCGCGTGCATCACATGGCGTACCACGACAGCCTGACCGGCCTGCCCAACCGCGCGCTGTTGTCGGACCGGCTCGACCGCGCCATGCTTAATGCCCAGCGCTCGCAGCGCCAACTGGCCGTGATGTTTATCGACCTCGATCGCTTCAAGACCATCAACGATTCGCTCGGCCACATGACCGGCGACCAGCTGCTCAAGGAAGTGGCCAACCGCCTGTGCTGCGCGGTGCGCGGTAGCGATACCGTGGCGCGCCTGGGCGGCGACGAGTTCGTGGTGCTGTTGCCGGGCATCGCCGCCCCGGTTGAAGCGAGCGCGGTGGCCGAGCAGATCATCGCCGCGCTCGATGAGAGCTTCCCGCTCGACGGGCGCCAGCTGCACATCACGCCATCGATCGGCATTTGCATCTATCCCGACGATGGCGCCGATGTCGCCACGCTGATGCGCAACGCGGACACCGCGATGTACCACGCCAAGGCCACCGGCAGGAACAATTACCAGTACTTCCAGCCGGTGATGAACCAGGCCGCGGCCCAGTATTTCGAACTCGAATCGAACCTGCGCAACGCGCTCGCGCGCGACCAGTTCTCGCTGCACTTCCAGCCCATCATCGATATCGGCACGCGCCGCCTGCACGCGATGGAGGTGCTGCTGCGCTGGCGCCGGGACGAGCATGACCTGGTGCTGCCCGACAGCTTCATTCCCATCATCGAGGACAATGGTCTGATCGTGCCGATCGGCGAATGGGTGATCCGCCAGGCGTGCGAGCAAAGCATGGCATGGCTGCGTGCGGGCTTGCAGCCGGTTCCGCTGGCGGTGAATCTGTCGGCGCGCCAGTTTACGCATGGCGCCCTGGTGGCGACGGTGCGGCGCATCCTCGACGAAACCGGCATCGATCCGGCACTGCTGGAATTTGAGATTACCGAGACGGCGCTGATGCAGCACGGCGAACATACCCAGGAAATCCTCGAACAGATCAATGCCATGGGCATCCGCCTGTCGATCGACGATTTCGGCACCGGTTACTCGAGCCTGGCCTATTTGAAGCGTTTCCCGGTCAAGAAGATCAAGATCGACCGCGCGTTCATCAAGGATTTGCCCAACAGCGCCGAGGACCGCGCCATCGTGGCGGCCATCATCGCCCTGTCGGGCAGCTTGCAGCTGTCGGTGGTGGCGGAAGGGGTGGAGAACGAAAGCCAGTACGCGCTGTTGCAGCGCCATGGCTGCCAGTTCGCCCAGGGCTTCCTGTTCTCGGAACCGGCGCCGGACCACGAAGTGCGGTTGCTGCTGCCGCGCCTCGATGCGGCGCTGGCATAA
- a CDS encoding cation acetate symporter, whose product MSASNRQLAVVASALIGAAVSGVVYAAGGDLGQATKQATNWTAIAMFGVFVVFTLWVTKWAAAKTKSAADFYTAGGGITGFQNGLAIAGDFMSAASFLGISAAVFLNGYDGLIYAIGFLVGWPVITFLMAERLRNLGRFTFADVAAYRFAQKPIRIFAASGTLVVVAFYLIAQMVGAGQLIKLLFGLEYWIAVVLVGTLMMIYVLFGGMTATTWVQIIKAVMLLGGASFMALAVLAQFSFSPEKLFAKAVEVHANKDAIMGPGTFIKDPISAISFGMALMFGTAGLPHILMRFFTVPNAKEARKSVLWATTWIGYFYILTFIIGFGAIVLVGTNPDFKDAAGKLLGGNNMAAVHLAKAVGGDVFLGFISAVAFATILAVVAGLTLSGASAVSHDIYATVIKKGKATGADELRVSKITTIALGIVAVVLGIVFEKQNIAFMVSLAFAIAASANFPVLFMSVLWKDCTTRGATVGGFLGLFTAVGLTVVSKSVWVDVFGKAEPLFPYASPAIFSMAVGFIGIWLFSITDKGPRARIDRDGFEAQTVRSETGIGADGASGH is encoded by the coding sequence ATGAGCGCCTCGAACCGTCAACTGGCGGTGGTCGCTTCCGCATTGATCGGCGCCGCAGTCAGCGGCGTCGTGTACGCCGCCGGCGGCGACCTGGGCCAGGCTACCAAGCAGGCCACCAACTGGACCGCGATCGCCATGTTCGGCGTCTTCGTGGTCTTCACGCTGTGGGTCACCAAGTGGGCTGCCGCCAAGACCAAGTCGGCCGCCGACTTCTACACCGCCGGTGGCGGCATCACCGGTTTCCAGAACGGTCTGGCGATTGCCGGCGACTTCATGTCGGCAGCCTCGTTCCTCGGCATCTCCGCCGCAGTGTTCCTGAACGGTTACGATGGCCTGATCTACGCCATCGGCTTCCTGGTCGGCTGGCCCGTCATCACGTTCCTGATGGCAGAGCGCCTGCGCAACCTGGGCCGCTTCACCTTTGCCGACGTTGCCGCTTACCGCTTCGCGCAAAAGCCGATCCGCATTTTCGCCGCCTCCGGCACCCTGGTGGTGGTGGCGTTCTACCTGATCGCGCAGATGGTCGGCGCCGGGCAGTTGATCAAGCTGCTGTTCGGCCTCGAATACTGGATCGCGGTCGTCCTGGTTGGTACCTTGATGATGATTTACGTGCTGTTCGGCGGCATGACCGCTACCACCTGGGTGCAGATCATCAAGGCCGTGATGCTGCTGGGCGGTGCGAGCTTCATGGCGCTGGCCGTGCTGGCGCAGTTCAGCTTCAGCCCTGAAAAACTGTTTGCCAAGGCCGTGGAAGTTCACGCCAACAAGGATGCCATCATGGGTCCGGGCACGTTCATCAAGGATCCGATTTCGGCGATCTCGTTCGGCATGGCGCTGATGTTCGGTACCGCCGGCTTGCCGCACATCCTGATGCGCTTCTTCACCGTCCCGAACGCGAAAGAAGCACGCAAATCGGTGCTGTGGGCCACCACTTGGATCGGCTACTTCTACATCCTGACCTTCATTATCGGTTTCGGCGCCATCGTTCTGGTCGGCACCAACCCGGACTTCAAGGATGCTGCCGGCAAGCTCCTGGGCGGTAACAATATGGCAGCGGTGCACCTGGCCAAGGCCGTGGGCGGCGACGTCTTCCTGGGCTTCATTTCGGCCGTGGCATTTGCCACCATCCTGGCGGTGGTTGCGGGCCTGACCCTGTCCGGCGCGTCGGCGGTATCGCACGATATCTACGCCACCGTGATCAAGAAGGGCAAGGCCACCGGCGCCGACGAACTGCGCGTCTCGAAAATCACCACCATCGCGCTCGGTATCGTCGCCGTAGTGCTGGGCATCGTGTTCGAGAAGCAGAACATCGCGTTCATGGTTTCGCTGGCATTTGCAATCGCCGCTTCGGCCAACTTCCCTGTGCTGTTCATGTCGGTGTTGTGGAAAGACTGCACCACCCGTGGCGCGACCGTCGGGGGCTTCCTCGGCCTGTTCACCGCAGTGGGACTGACCGTGGTGTCGAAGTCGGTATGGGTGGATGTGTTCGGCAAGGCCGAGCCGTTGTTCCCGTACGCGTCGCCGGCCATCTTCTCGATGGCGGTCGGCTTCATCGGCATCTGGCTGTTCTCGATCACCGACAAGGGCCCGCGCGCGCGCATCGACCGTGACGGCTTTGAAGCACAGACCGTGCGTTCGGAAACCGGTATCGGCGCGGACGGTGCCAGCGGCCACTGA
- a CDS encoding DUF485 domain-containing protein: MHDDLVQKIKADPNYHKLVKARSRFGWILTALMMVVYYGYILLIAFDKELLAAKTGDGVMTWGMPIGLFVIVFTVIITGIYVRRANREYDDLTTAIAARVKA; encoded by the coding sequence ATGCATGACGATTTGGTTCAAAAAATCAAAGCCGACCCCAATTACCATAAACTGGTCAAGGCGCGCTCCCGGTTCGGCTGGATACTGACCGCGCTGATGATGGTGGTCTATTACGGCTACATCCTCCTGATCGCGTTCGACAAAGAACTGCTGGCTGCCAAAACCGGCGATGGCGTGATGACCTGGGGCATGCCGATCGGCCTGTTCGTGATCGTCTTCACCGTCATCATTACCGGCATCTACGTGCGTCGCGCCAACCGCGAATACGACGATCTCACCACCGCCATCGCCGCACGGGTGAAAGCATGA